Proteins from a single region of Chryseobacterium sp. W4I1:
- a CDS encoding YdeI/OmpD-associated family protein, with translation MMQDKIEFTALIQQNGEMDAAFVEFPFSTVELFGKKGHVKIKATFDNKVEYRGSLAKMKSDCHILGLTQDIRKQLGKTFGDKVLVSLIEDKEERTVEIADDIAFVFNENPEAKALFDKMSYTHRKEYIRWIEEAKKSETRENRKVKMIQMILDGKKGI, from the coding sequence ATGATGCAAGATAAAATTGAATTTACCGCACTGATACAACAAAACGGGGAAATGGACGCCGCTTTTGTGGAATTTCCTTTTTCTACAGTAGAACTGTTTGGCAAAAAAGGACATGTAAAGATTAAAGCTACATTTGACAATAAAGTGGAATACCGAGGCAGCCTCGCAAAAATGAAATCTGACTGTCATATTTTAGGCTTAACCCAAGACATACGGAAGCAGCTTGGAAAGACTTTTGGCGATAAGGTTTTAGTAAGCCTTATTGAAGACAAAGAGGAAAGAACCGTTGAAATTGCTGATGATATAGCTTTTGTTTTTAATGAAAATCCTGAAGCCAAAGCTCTGTTTGATAAAATGAGCTATACTCACCGGAAAGAATACATCCGTTGGATAGAGGAAGCCAAGAAATCTGAAACCAGGGAGAACAGAAAAGTTAAGATGATCCAGATGATCTTAGATGGTAAAAAGGGAATTTAA